A single window of Microbacterium oryzae DNA harbors:
- the aceE gene encoding pyruvate dehydrogenase (acetyl-transferring), homodimeric type: MAVHDQDPYSQGAHDSDPEETSEWQQSLDELVDVKGSQRGREVMLSLLQRSQQLRLGVPMVPTTDYVNTIAPEDEPEFPGDEELERRYRHWIRWNAAITVHRAQRPGIGVGGHISTYASAASLYEVGFNHFFRGQDHPSGGDQIFYQGHASPGAYARGFLEGRLTEAQLDAFRQEKSGAPNGIPSYPHPRMMSDFWQFPTVSMGLGPINAIYQAMTNKYLANRGIKDVADSHVWAFLGDGEMDEVESRGQLQVAANEGLDNLTFVINCNLQRLDGPVRGNGKIVQELESFFRGAGWNVIKVVWGREWDDLLARDTDGALLNLMNVTPDGDFQTYKAESGAYVRENFFGRDPRALELVKDLSDEDVWHLRRGGHDYRKVYAAYKAAMEHKGQPTVILAKTVKGYGLGPHFEGRNATHQMKKMTLDDLKLFRDTMQIPVSDAQLEADPYRPPYYHPGAQDETIQYMLERRRELGGFLPERRSKHVALNLPEDKDYAFPKKGSGNQEVATTMAFVRMLKDLMRVKGFGNRIVPIIPDEARTFGMDSYFPSAKIYNPHGQNYTSVDRELLLAYKESPQGQIMHVGINEAGAAAAFTTTATSYSTHGEPLIPVYIFYSMFGYQRTGDAFWAAGDQLARGFIIGATAGRTTLTGEGTQHADGHSPLLASTNPATLTYDPAFGYEVSHIVQSGIERMYGGTHPDPDVMYYLTVYNEPMRQPAEPADVDVDGIVKGIHRISVGTGDGPRVQLLASGVGVPWALEAQELLKSDWGIVADVWSVTSWTELRRDGLAADEHNFLHPEEEPRQAYLTQKLQGAEGPFIATSDFMHAVQDQIRQWVPGPYYTLGADGYGFADTRAAARRYFKIDGPSMVVRALQSLADQGAVDRSVIGQAIEKYRIHDVTAGASGNAGGDA, translated from the coding sequence GTGGCTGTTCACGACCAGGATCCGTACTCGCAGGGGGCGCACGACAGCGACCCGGAGGAGACCAGCGAGTGGCAGCAGTCGCTCGACGAGCTGGTGGATGTCAAGGGCTCCCAGCGCGGCCGCGAGGTCATGCTGAGCCTGCTCCAGCGCTCCCAGCAGCTGCGCCTCGGCGTGCCCATGGTCCCGACGACGGACTACGTCAACACCATCGCTCCCGAGGACGAGCCGGAGTTCCCCGGCGATGAGGAGCTCGAGCGCCGCTACCGCCACTGGATCCGGTGGAACGCCGCGATCACGGTGCACCGCGCGCAGCGCCCCGGCATCGGCGTCGGCGGTCACATCTCCACCTACGCCTCGGCCGCCTCGCTCTACGAAGTCGGCTTCAACCACTTCTTCCGCGGCCAGGACCACCCGTCCGGCGGCGACCAGATCTTCTACCAGGGCCACGCCTCCCCCGGCGCCTACGCCCGCGGCTTCCTCGAGGGCCGTCTGACCGAGGCGCAGCTCGACGCGTTCCGCCAGGAGAAGTCGGGAGCGCCCAACGGCATCCCCTCCTACCCGCATCCCCGCATGATGTCGGACTTCTGGCAGTTCCCGACCGTGTCGATGGGCCTCGGCCCGATCAACGCGATCTACCAGGCCATGACGAACAAGTACCTCGCGAACCGCGGGATCAAGGACGTCGCGGACTCGCACGTCTGGGCCTTCCTCGGCGACGGCGAGATGGACGAGGTCGAGTCGCGCGGCCAGCTGCAGGTCGCGGCGAACGAGGGTCTCGACAACCTCACGTTCGTGATCAACTGCAACCTCCAGCGCCTCGACGGCCCCGTCCGCGGCAACGGCAAGATCGTGCAGGAGCTCGAGAGCTTCTTCCGCGGCGCCGGCTGGAACGTCATCAAGGTCGTCTGGGGCCGAGAGTGGGATGACCTCCTCGCCCGCGACACCGACGGCGCGCTGCTGAACCTCATGAACGTCACCCCCGACGGCGACTTCCAGACCTATAAGGCCGAGTCCGGCGCCTACGTCCGGGAGAACTTCTTCGGCCGCGACCCGCGCGCTCTCGAGCTCGTCAAGGACCTGAGCGACGAGGACGTCTGGCACCTGCGTCGCGGCGGCCACGACTACCGCAAGGTCTACGCCGCGTATAAGGCGGCCATGGAGCACAAGGGCCAGCCCACGGTCATCCTGGCGAAGACGGTCAAGGGTTACGGCCTGGGCCCCCACTTCGAGGGCCGCAACGCGACCCACCAGATGAAGAAGATGACGCTGGACGACCTGAAGCTGTTCCGCGACACCATGCAGATCCCGGTGTCCGACGCGCAGCTCGAGGCCGACCCGTACCGCCCGCCGTACTACCACCCGGGTGCACAGGACGAGACGATCCAGTACATGCTGGAGCGCCGCCGTGAGCTCGGCGGGTTCCTGCCGGAGCGTCGCAGCAAGCACGTCGCGCTGAACCTCCCCGAGGACAAGGACTACGCATTCCCGAAGAAGGGCTCGGGCAACCAGGAGGTCGCCACGACGATGGCGTTCGTCCGGATGCTCAAGGACCTCATGCGGGTCAAGGGCTTCGGCAACCGCATCGTGCCGATCATCCCCGACGAGGCGCGCACGTTCGGCATGGACTCGTACTTCCCCTCGGCGAAGATCTACAACCCGCACGGCCAGAACTACACCTCGGTCGACCGCGAGCTGCTCCTGGCCTACAAGGAGAGCCCGCAGGGCCAGATCATGCACGTCGGCATCAACGAGGCGGGTGCCGCGGCGGCGTTCACCACCACCGCCACGTCGTACTCCACGCACGGCGAGCCGCTGATCCCGGTCTACATCTTCTACTCGATGTTCGGCTACCAGCGCACCGGCGACGCATTCTGGGCGGCGGGCGACCAGCTCGCGCGCGGCTTCATCATCGGCGCCACCGCCGGCCGCACCACGCTCACGGGCGAGGGGACGCAGCACGCCGACGGCCACTCGCCGCTGCTGGCGTCGACGAACCCCGCCACGCTCACCTACGACCCGGCGTTCGGGTACGAGGTCTCGCACATCGTGCAGTCGGGCATCGAGCGCATGTACGGCGGAACGCACCCCGACCCCGACGTCATGTACTACCTCACGGTGTACAACGAGCCGATGCGCCAGCCGGCCGAGCCAGCGGATGTGGACGTCGACGGCATCGTCAAGGGCATCCACCGCATCTCGGTGGGCACCGGCGACGGACCCCGCGTCCAGCTGCTCGCCTCGGGCGTCGGCGTGCCGTGGGCGCTCGAGGCTCAGGAGCTGCTGAAGAGCGACTGGGGCATCGTGGCGGATGTGTGGTCCGTCACGTCGTGGACGGAGCTGCGTCGCGACGGCCTCGCCGCCGACGAGCACAACTTCCTCCACCCCGAGGAGGAGCCGCGTCAGGCGTACCTCACGCAGAAGCTGCAGGGCGCCGAGGGTCCGTTCATCGCGACGAGCGACTTCATGCACGCCGTGCAGGACCAGATCCGCCAGTGGGTCCCCGGGCCGTACTACACGCTCGGCGCCGACGGCTACGGCTTCGCCGACACGCGTGCGGCCGCCCGTCGCTACTTCAAGATCGACGGCCCCTCGATGGTCGTCCGCGCGCTGCAGTCCCTCGCGGACCAGGGCGCGGTGGACCGCTCGGTCATCGGCCAGGCGATCGAGAAGTACCGCATCCACGATGTGACCGCCGGCGCGTCCGGCAACGCGGGCGGAGACGCCTGA
- a CDS encoding TfoX/Sxy family protein, producing MDVVGSIPAGPTVMHPVAADAEQADDGRHDRRIERAMTPEQTALVSRVRVLLGDEPVVREVSMFGGRSVMVAERMIASVLEDGALLVRVDADRHDELLTRPGALQAEMGQGRTMGPGWIEIAPDVLRDDEQLAAWVELALEHNRSARG from the coding sequence GTGGATGTCGTCGGTTCGATCCCGGCAGGGCCCACCGTGATGCATCCCGTGGCGGCTGACGCCGAGCAGGCGGATGATGGCCGTCATGACCGACGGATCGAGCGAGCAATGACCCCGGAGCAGACCGCACTCGTCTCGCGCGTCCGCGTCCTCCTCGGCGACGAGCCGGTCGTCCGCGAGGTGTCGATGTTCGGCGGACGATCGGTGATGGTCGCCGAGAGGATGATCGCGAGCGTCCTCGAGGACGGGGCGCTCCTCGTGCGCGTCGACGCCGACCGGCACGATGAGCTCCTGACCCGGCCGGGCGCCCTGCAGGCGGAGATGGGGCAGGGGCGCACCATGGGGCCCGGGTGGATCGAGATCGCCCCCGACGTTCTCCGCGACGACGAGCAGCTCGCCGCGTGGGTCGAGCTCGCCCTGGAGCACAACCGCAGCGCTCGCGGCTAG
- a CDS encoding zinc ribbon domain-containing protein: MNASPADQRLLLDLADLDRRLRQAEATRRNPPQAARVQELVAQRTAQSHELAVRVGARDELQAEVTRLESDVSLAEQRRSRDRQRLDGSASAKDAQALEREIEALTQRLRSLEDAELELMERLETAEAAVAEQQALLAETTAEGQRLSAEGKAHVEGSARDIEALTRDRAAVAERIPAPLTAAYDRLAQRGIVAAAPFTRGACGGCHVMMAPSDLQALRAVPADQIANCPECGCILVRTEESGL, translated from the coding sequence GTGAACGCCAGCCCCGCCGACCAGCGCCTCCTCCTCGACCTCGCCGACCTCGACCGCCGCCTGCGTCAGGCGGAGGCGACGCGGCGCAACCCGCCTCAGGCCGCGCGCGTGCAGGAGCTCGTCGCGCAGCGCACCGCGCAGAGCCACGAGCTCGCCGTCCGCGTGGGCGCGCGCGACGAGCTGCAGGCCGAGGTGACGCGCCTGGAGTCGGACGTGTCGCTCGCCGAGCAGCGCCGCTCGCGTGACCGTCAGCGCCTCGACGGATCGGCCAGCGCGAAGGACGCCCAGGCGCTCGAGCGCGAGATCGAGGCGCTCACGCAGCGCCTCCGCTCCCTCGAAGACGCGGAACTCGAGCTCATGGAGCGCCTCGAGACGGCGGAGGCGGCCGTCGCCGAGCAGCAGGCGCTGCTGGCGGAGACGACCGCCGAGGGGCAGCGCCTGAGCGCCGAGGGCAAGGCGCACGTCGAAGGATCGGCTCGCGACATCGAAGCGCTCACCCGCGACCGCGCGGCCGTCGCCGAGCGGATCCCCGCCCCGCTCACCGCCGCGTACGACCGGCTCGCCCAGCGCGGCATCGTCGCTGCGGCGCCCTTCACCCGCGGCGCGTGCGGCGGCTGCCACGTGATGATGGCCCCGAGCGACCTGCAGGCGCTGCGCGCGGTTCCCGCCGACCAGATCGCGAACTGCCCCGAGTGCGGGTGCATCCTCGTTCGCACCGAGGAGTCCGGGCTCTGA
- a CDS encoding bifunctional 3'-5' exonuclease/DNA polymerase, with protein sequence MRVHPRSHRGVRALTPSVALGREGDAVVAVSLDEGAVRERVADAADGRGLAAWVSQREARDRPRWVWSDTASWYPRLLEHGVRVERCDDLRLRHRILHHAVTSDAPAHPWDAAPLDAEPAAAPALFEVAPRADESALDDLAATVAEWRAQQELGARAIDPGRMRLLLAAESAGALVAAEMRAAGIPWDARRHDELLTAALGARRAGGLPVRMDEAAAQVREALGDPRASLDSPPKLLRALRSVGVFVDSTSKWELRQHDHPVVAPLLEYKRMARLLAANGWGWLDEWVHEGRFRPVYIPGGVVTGRWASSGGGALQIPRSLREAVRADPGWRIVSADVAQLEPRVLAAMARDERMARAAAGADLYEGVVASGAVSTRAEAKSAVLGAMYGATQGDAGRLVPRLRKVFPDAMELVDAAARTGEDGGVVRTWLGRTSPAPEEAWRQLQSEASGAEASAALVAGARRTARDRGRFTRNFIVQGSAAEWSLAWLADLRLRLTALGAVSEGEAAAASGPAFARRPHLAFFLHDEVLVHTPEAYAEDVATAIRAAADSAGRLLFGEFPIDFPLDVHIERSAAK encoded by the coding sequence GTGCGGGTGCATCCTCGTTCGCACCGAGGAGTCCGGGCTCTGACCCCATCCGTCGCCCTCGGGCGCGAGGGCGATGCCGTCGTCGCGGTCTCCCTCGACGAGGGCGCCGTGCGCGAGCGCGTGGCCGACGCGGCGGATGGCCGTGGCCTCGCCGCGTGGGTCAGCCAACGCGAGGCGCGGGATCGGCCGCGCTGGGTCTGGTCCGACACCGCGTCGTGGTACCCGCGGCTCTTGGAGCACGGCGTGCGCGTCGAGCGCTGCGACGACCTGCGGCTGCGCCATCGCATCCTCCACCATGCCGTGACGTCCGACGCGCCCGCCCATCCCTGGGATGCTGCGCCGCTCGACGCCGAGCCCGCGGCGGCGCCGGCCCTCTTCGAGGTCGCCCCGCGTGCGGACGAGAGCGCGCTGGACGACCTCGCGGCCACAGTGGCCGAGTGGCGCGCCCAGCAGGAGCTCGGGGCGCGCGCGATCGACCCCGGGCGCATGCGCCTTCTCCTCGCGGCGGAGTCCGCCGGCGCGCTGGTCGCGGCGGAGATGCGGGCCGCGGGCATCCCCTGGGACGCGCGGCGTCACGACGAGCTGCTGACGGCCGCTCTCGGCGCGCGCCGGGCGGGCGGGCTGCCCGTGCGGATGGACGAGGCCGCGGCGCAGGTGCGCGAGGCGCTCGGCGACCCGCGCGCCAGCCTCGACTCGCCGCCCAAGCTGCTGCGCGCGTTGCGCAGCGTCGGCGTCTTCGTCGATTCGACGAGCAAGTGGGAGCTCCGCCAGCACGACCATCCCGTCGTCGCCCCGCTGCTCGAGTACAAGCGCATGGCTCGCCTCCTCGCCGCGAACGGATGGGGATGGCTCGACGAGTGGGTGCACGAGGGCCGATTCCGTCCGGTGTACATCCCCGGCGGCGTCGTCACCGGGCGCTGGGCCTCGTCGGGTGGGGGAGCGCTGCAGATCCCGCGCTCCCTGCGTGAGGCCGTCCGAGCGGATCCGGGCTGGCGCATCGTGTCCGCCGACGTCGCGCAGCTCGAACCCCGCGTGCTCGCGGCGATGGCGCGCGACGAGCGGATGGCCAGGGCCGCGGCGGGCGCGGACCTCTATGAGGGCGTCGTCGCGAGCGGTGCCGTGTCCACCCGGGCCGAGGCGAAGAGCGCCGTGCTCGGAGCGATGTACGGCGCGACGCAGGGCGATGCCGGGCGCCTCGTCCCCCGGCTGCGGAAGGTCTTCCCCGATGCCATGGAGCTCGTCGACGCGGCCGCGCGGACGGGCGAGGACGGGGGAGTGGTGCGGACCTGGCTCGGTCGCACCTCACCCGCGCCGGAGGAGGCGTGGCGACAGCTGCAGTCGGAGGCCAGCGGCGCGGAAGCCTCCGCAGCGCTCGTCGCGGGAGCACGCCGGACCGCGCGCGATCGGGGGCGGTTCACACGGAACTTCATCGTGCAGGGCAGCGCGGCCGAGTGGTCGCTGGCCTGGCTCGCCGATCTGCGCCTGCGACTCACCGCTCTCGGCGCCGTGAGCGAGGGGGAGGCCGCGGCGGCCTCCGGGCCCGCGTTCGCCCGTCGACCGCACCTGGCCTTCTTCCTGCATGACGAGGTGCTCGTGCACACGCCCGAGGCGTACGCGGAAGACGTGGCCACGGCCATCCGCGCGGCCGCCGACTCGGCGGGACGTCTGCTGTTCGGGGAATTCCCTATCGACTTCCCACTGGATGTGCACATCGAGCGGTCAGCGGCGAAGTGA
- the ppgK gene encoding polyphosphate--glucose phosphotransferase, whose protein sequence is MAKTVDRAVGIDIGGTGMKAGIVDLSEGTMLSDRVRIDTPEGAHPADVLRTAHDLLELLGADAEGLPLGVCFPAIVKGGRTLSAANISHDWIGFEAEKFFEDGLGRQIHFVNDADAAGLAEARFGAAKGRDGLTILTTLGTGIGSAFIYDGVLIPNTELGHLIWEGESIERFAAATARERNDLSWEEWGHRLQKFYAHVEFLFSPDLFVVGGGVSKNPEKFMPYITTRAEMVTAVHRNNAGIIGAASLAQV, encoded by the coding sequence ATGGCGAAGACTGTGGACCGTGCTGTCGGAATCGACATCGGAGGGACCGGCATGAAGGCCGGCATCGTAGACCTCTCCGAGGGCACCATGCTGAGTGATCGTGTGCGGATCGACACCCCCGAGGGTGCCCACCCGGCGGATGTTCTGCGCACCGCACATGACCTTCTCGAGCTGCTCGGCGCCGACGCCGAGGGCCTGCCCCTGGGCGTCTGCTTCCCGGCGATCGTGAAGGGCGGCCGCACCCTGTCGGCGGCGAACATCTCGCACGACTGGATCGGCTTCGAGGCCGAGAAGTTCTTCGAGGATGGCCTGGGCCGGCAGATCCACTTCGTCAACGACGCCGACGCGGCCGGTCTGGCCGAAGCGCGCTTCGGCGCGGCGAAGGGTCGCGACGGACTCACGATCCTCACGACCCTGGGGACCGGCATCGGCTCGGCATTCATCTACGACGGCGTGCTCATCCCCAACACCGAGCTCGGGCACCTCATCTGGGAGGGCGAGTCGATCGAGCGCTTCGCCGCCGCCACGGCCCGTGAGCGCAACGACCTGTCGTGGGAGGAATGGGGCCACCGCCTCCAGAAGTTCTACGCGCACGTCGAGTTCCTCTTCTCCCCCGACCTGTTCGTCGTCGGCGGCGGCGTCTCGAAGAACCCCGAGAAGTTCATGCCGTACATCACCACGCGCGCGGAGATGGTGACCGCCGTGCATCGCAACAACGCCGGCATCATCGGCGCCGCGTCGCTCGCGCAGGTCTGA
- a CDS encoding RNA polymerase-binding protein RbpA, with translation MADRSLRGIRLGAQSLQSEEGVVFMERKEQTYVCGACGRETTLTFAADAEAPETWECRTCGGEALLKLDKGTVEVDRSGEKAARTHWDMLLERRSIEELEELLAERLAFIRDRRGAGQDPTRVKSA, from the coding sequence ATGGCAGATCGCAGCCTTCGTGGTATCCGACTCGGCGCCCAGTCTCTTCAGAGCGAAGAGGGCGTCGTGTTCATGGAGCGCAAGGAGCAGACCTACGTCTGCGGCGCCTGCGGGCGGGAGACGACACTCACGTTCGCCGCTGACGCCGAGGCTCCCGAGACGTGGGAGTGCCGCACGTGCGGCGGGGAGGCGCTGCTCAAGCTCGACAAGGGCACCGTCGAGGTAGACCGCTCGGGCGAGAAGGCCGCTCGCACCCACTGGGACATGCTGCTCGAGCGTCGCTCGATCGAAGAGCTCGAGGAGCTCCTCGCGGAGCGCCTCGCCTTCATCCGGGATCGCCGCGGCGCGGGGCAGGACCCCACCCGTGTGAAGAGCGCCTGA